The Ficedula albicollis isolate OC2 chromosome 6, FicAlb1.5, whole genome shotgun sequence genome has a window encoding:
- the LOC101807144 gene encoding neuropeptide S has product MSSLCRFNLVFILWVSMALVCSGFPAGPSMRSNPFYSTCQLLGRWDSCLLLLSLSQVGRDGGPPVPGTPPHKRSFRNGVGAGIKKTSTRRAKS; this is encoded by the exons ATGAGCAG TCTCTGCAGGTTCAACTTGGTTTTCATCCTGTGGGTCTCCATGGCATTGGTGTGCTCGGGTTTCCCAGCTGGCCCTTCCATG CGCTCCAACCCTTTCTATTCcacctgccagctgctggggagatgGGATTcgtgcctgctgctgctgagcctgtCCCAGGTGGGCAGGGACGGGGGGCCCCCCGTCCCTgggacccctccccacaaaagGTCCTTCCGCAACGGCGTCGGCGCGGGAATTAAAAAAACTTCCACGCGAAGGGCAAAGTCCTGA